Below is a window of Brassica napus cultivar Da-Ae chromosome A5, Da-Ae, whole genome shotgun sequence DNA.
aatatataggggatatataaCTATTAGAGTATTAGTGTTTAATGCCCAAtaaagtaacaaaaaaatatttgaccATATCCTTTACGAAAATACaatatttgacatatatattatttatattttgatgacttttgaatatatatatatacaatccataaatttgaaatttctcatCATATATCCCATCATATATACACCAcaatatgataaaataaaaataaaatttaagatttattcAGTTTGGTTTTATCCTAAATAAACTATTAACTATATaccattaaataatatttctacataaaaataatatatgtttctaTTTTGTTGTTTATGTATAAGAACCAACCATTAAATTGTTTATTTGAATTGGCTAACAATTGAAattagttatagtttaaaattttaaatttctcaaattcAATTGAAAATTTGGCATCATTAATAATCTCAATTGTTGACGGATCATTCATATGTAATTGAAACCATGActagaaattttataattatctgTTGTTTTCAAAAACTTAGAAATCAGTGATTAATATAATGTTTCCCCCTTCAAAAACATTCTTCAAGTTGTTGaatatatttactattaatAGAACCAACAAGTAGTTCATTCTGCaaccaaaatcaaataaaacaataagGTAGTATacataaacatttatataaactaaattgGGATATATTATTCGTGGGATTGTTGGTTTGCTTTACAATAGCAACAATGACAATAAGGACACAACAATAACATGAAACAGATATAAACAAATTTGTATGTATGAAAGACCAACCTTTTAATCTAGTATAAGGAAATTGAGATTAATGATTTCATTATTTCTTTTGGATTTTAGCTATCCAAACACGTAAAACTCTTccaactatttttgtttataacgTTTCATTTAAATATCTTCTAAAAATTTGTAACCAAGTAACTGCTTAGAACCTTTTTTTCCACCATTTTATTAGCTCGATtagtgaaaattatattttgagaaatgCATGTCAGgaactatttatagatttttaaaatcacTATTCAAGTTGAATCGTCACATTCTTCCAATTTAAAGGTagttattttcaaaagataCTTATGAGAATAGtcacaatttttcattttttaaaagatatttatatgaattttagaaaaTACACAACATTCCAACATTgaacttttagaaaaaaacacaacctctttgatattttttagaaaGAACACACGTTTTCAATTTAGAAAATACACAACCTTCCTacattgaactttaaaaaaacacacaacATTTTTGACATCTTTTAGAAATGACACAACTTTTCAACATAAGTGAGATTCACAACTTTTGGAGTTAAATAAGATTGATATTGGTAGATATAAGTTAGTAACAAATAAGGAAAACCTTTTAACAGAAAaggaaaaacacaaatataaacgGTTAATCATATTTCTTTTTGAACattattgattttgttttggaaGTAAATAATATGTGTTCCCTTCCgctttaacttttttttcaatattttagtGATATTTATCGAATTACATATAAAGACACATATTATTTCAACATACAATATATCTAgtctaatattttaaatagatgCAATTCAAATCTATAAAGTTTAACCAGTATATAATATTGTACAATAAATTATTCTAGATAGCCGGTTCTGTTACTGATCTGCCATTTGTTTCTATGTTTGTTGTTTAATAGGAAGAGTAGGAACCTCTGGGAACAAGTTCAGGATGTCACTGGGTCTTCCTGTGGCAGCCACTGTTGTGCTGACAACACTGGACCCAAGAACCTTTACATCATCTCCGTAAAGGGTATCAAGGGTCGTATTAACCGTTTGCCATCTGCATGTGTTGGTGACATGGTTATGGCTACAGTCAAGAAGGGTAAACCTGATCTCCGTTAGAAGTTTGCTGTCATCGTTAGGCAGAGGAAGCCATGGTGCCGAAAGGATGGTGTCTTCATGTACTTTGAGGGTTTGCATATCTCTATGTTTTCATCTTAAATGACTTTGTGGGCAAATGGTTATATGAAATTGATATTTGTGGCTTTGCATACAATGCTGGTGTCATCGTCCATCCCAAGGGGTGAAATGAAAGGTAACAGTTGATCTAGTAGTGTTACAATAAACATCAAATTAACTTGTGACTTTAGCctaattaatctttttttttgtatgtgtaATTTATATAGGATCTGATATCTAGTAGTGTTACAATAAACATCAAACTATAGGAAGTTTTCGAAACTGGTGGGATAAATTTTGGTAGGACTTTGTGAGGAAATATAGTTAAGTAGCCCAAACAAAAAATGTGTTTAAAACTACAAAGTTGGTGCACTCGAGACTTTGACGCTCGTAAgacatttcgtcgtaaattccttgTTATATTTACGTcaactttacgacgaaatatgtTTTTGTCGTAACAACTACGCTAAATTGCGTcgtgtttacgacgaaactttATTGTCGTTGAAATTACgttgatttgttttttcctTGCAAGGGTCTCGTACATAAGACGTGCATTTACGAAGAAtcattttctttgttatttttcGTTGCtaattttgtgttttcttgtagtgtaaattCGTATTACACGAGATATATGTTCCAATGAATTAGGTTTTGTAAACCTATACAAGACTCCTTTTTTCCATTCATATAATTTATCCTTATATAATCGAAAgcgtggattttttttttggattatagACAAAAATTGatatgatttaatattttggGTTAGTTGTACATTATTATATTACAAAATTGCATTATctcgaagaaaaaaaaattgtttaaaattaatataatttatgaattagtttatttgcgattttgtatatatgtatattcttttcttatataacactctctctgttttttttttttttttttatgaatttatataGGTTTCATCTGTGTCTTATAGTTCACATATGAATTTTCTCACGTGTTATTAGTTCAGGACTGCTAGCAAGCAATTCGGCCCATTTTCCTCATCTCATTTTGCAGCTCTTTTAAACATATGTTTAAGGGTCtaactggttcaaacgcagcggttgtgGTTGCAgaagtttgtggatgcgggcggttgcggtttctagcggttttaagagatttgtacgactggtactgctGTTAAAAATTGGTGTGTTTGCGAGTGACTTATGACCCCTGTTCGGAAACTCGCTAGACGCTACGCGTGCGGCACACATGGGCCTAGCGATTTATTGAAAAAGCGGAAAAAAATCGGGGAGTACGCGGGGAGGAATTTTTTGTACTTTTATACGTATAATACCtaatttttatgtataatacaatatattaatgAGTAATACATGTGTATGTATAAAATATCCTTGTACTAAAATTATAGATTTGTGAATAAATACCAAattgatcacaaaaatataatttatatattagatgAATTGTGAGTAACAACGTTCAGTTTTGTATGTGGTCTGGTGGTATTAATATTGCTTTTAGTCAATATGTCTCAAGTTCGACAgctcattttgttttttttttctttaagagAATGGCATTTACGTAATTATCATTATCTTCTTCATATCCTTACATTTTCTATTCCTGCAATTCTTTTATCTTGTCACCATATCTTGCACTTCTACGAATGATTAGACTCTATTCAGCATCATTTAGTCTCGATTTGATCTTTATTGGAGTTGACAAATCAAAATCACAACTTGGTTTTGGTGGTTTTAACGATTTATACTACGCGGATTTAGATAATTAATCGCCGATTACTATTAAACTACGGTGTCTGCGGTCAAAACTCGGGTTGCCGGATAATGACACCGATCATGTCCAACTCGCCACGGAAGCTCACCGCACAACGCGTTCTCGGCCGCTTACTCGCCCAGGCGGGCGAGTTTTAGAACAGggcttatgactggttaactaccaaatacggtaacagtcaaataataaattaacaatatttatatttaatataattataaaaatatcaaaaatcgtaaaattataataaatataaaatttatatttagaaagttataattttaatttttgaaaatttattgaaattgtttttattataaaattctataatattaattaaaatataatagatatattttaatatttttataatttcagttttaatttttttattaaatatttttacttttgtatatatattgtttaaaaaaaaaaatttaccctcccgcaaccgcaaacgttagctggagccagcttttgaatttatgagattcggagcggtttgaagcggtttaagtgattgttgcaaactgCCGACAACCgttaccaaccgcaaaagctgcgtttgcgggtggtagcggaaaAATCAGTCACCCTCTAAATATTATTCACAAAAGCACGATATTACATTGTGTGCATTTGTTTCGTGTGCAGTAGCCGGAAAACCAACCAACCGATGTTGTCAGACGTGTTTGTTATTTATAAGAATCAGACGGTGTTAAACAAGTAAACTAAGGAAGATAGATATGTATGTATAGTAATGtagacaaataaaataaaatttgtaaacatGAATAGACATGATAATTTGCTCAGTCTCGGCTATGGGAAAGTTCAACATATGTGCCTTCCTTGTGCATTTCACATAACAACTTGTGACTTGTGAGCACGAAGAATAGTATAGCacgttaaataaaaaatgagccCATCAACCGGAAACAACTAAACAATCCTTCAAACGAATGTTACGCGGCAAGGTGGCCACAATACCAGACCACTCAATCCTCCCACGAATATTTTCTCCGACCCTATCCAATGCGATCAGTTTACAGATAAGTTCACTCTTCGTGCAATCAATATTAGGTAGTGGCCAAAAAAACGCTATCTTTCCCTCGAATTCCTCCATTTTTTGAGCAGCAAATGAATACATTTCTAACTTCCCATCCTTGCCATCACGATCAACCACTCTTGTCCAAACCTTGAGCTTTGTGTTAAACCATATTAACCCACTCCACTGAAAACAAGCGTAGAGTACATTCTTTACCACACACAAGAACTTCACATAACTTAGCATCTCCGTTGCTTCATTTTTTATACCTTCTCTCGGACTATAGGTGCTGACTCTCCCATCCCTGCCCACCATATAAACCTTTTGCTTCATAGACACACTAAACTCCGATTCACATTTCACCTTCTCCTCGCCAGCGAAGTCCCAGGTCTGTGTTTCTGGATCAAACACTTCCACTTGGCTCTCTTCATCACTTCCTCCAATTACATATATCTTCCCCTCAACCACTCCCACAGCTACTTTGTACTCTGCCGACCCACCCACTTTCATGCTTGGAGCCGTCCGTAAATGACCAGATCGAGTGTCAAGGATCCAAAGCTTCGTGGAGGGAACTAAGATTCCACCAATGAAATAGATATCTGGTCCCACGGAGACTGCATAACCAAGACAAGGGCCCGGGACATCCGCCGACGACAGAGATCTGTGCTCCAACTGATAGTCAGTGGTCTTCTCACCCGGACGGAAAGTGATCCAGCTGTAGCTAGGGGACCGTGAAAACCTGCCTTGATAGAAATAATAAGAGAGGTAGACGGACTTGAGCTGGGATCGCAAACGGTAGAGTTCTGCCGAGCGCACGAGCGACCTTAGGGTTTTGGAGACCAAAGAGAGGTTTAGGTCGTAGCATCTCGGAACGCGGAATAAGCATTTCAATGCAACGTCGTCTGGCAACGACGAAAACGATGACGATGGCCGTGATTTCTTCGACGCGGAGGCGGTACAATTGACATCTTGATCGTATCGAGATAAAGAAACCTAATACAGTTTGATCATCTTATATATACTCCCTCCCGtagaaaatcttattttctagacttttttgttatacaaaaatatattttatacattttaaggTACAACTTTGTatacgttaaaaatatatattgtaaatatttaaatttattaaatatcactggttgataattattaaattttgtataataaaaataattaaaaacttaattacaaaatttattatattcgAATTTGCGTAAATACactagaaaattttattttcagaaactgaatgattaatttctttttaacttttagttgacaaattttttttaacatattttaaattgaatTATAGGATGTTGttattcaatatataattatagatattttgtaaaaatactctgcaaatagattttatttttaaaaatacattgtgttttatttcttttgaaaactacacttttTGTTAAGTTAAAATACTAAATCatcctaacaaaaaaaatatataactacattaagaatttaaatttaatatttgattttttaatttaaatgaaaaatagtaaaaaaaagtgaaaataatCATACTTGAAGTCTTTAACTTGAAGATACAATTTTTTGTGTGAATCAAAAAATTTCACATACTTTGGAATTTAACAAATTTTGATGGAAAATTACCACAatccacaaataccacattcatagtaccatttTTTATGTCTACACTAATCATTTTTACTcttacttttaatgaagggtagaAGACACTTATAccggttaactaatctagacttagggtttagagttgagggatgTGGTAAGatttttggaatatgaaatttatgattctaataaacatataaataatacttaaaaaatataattttaaaaaaaatagtttcaaacataattttcgattttcaaaaagaaaatttggaaaaaaaaactaaaaaaaaatcaaaaacaaattcaaaaagaaaaaaaaattataaaaaagttcgaattttaaaaagtataattcgaaaacataatttttttatttaaataataatttattatatatatagagaacaagggtatgatgacaaaaaaaaaatagagaacaaGGGTATATgaatcttttgccacttaatgaagaatatatttttgaaaaagtcATTTTAATGGTGGTAAAGAGGAAAAGTAGTCAACATGAAGTTTCCCCAATTTTGATCAAGTGCTATTGTGCTTTATGAGTTTTGAATATTTACCCTCTGTTAGAAATTTTGAACATACTCATGACTAATGCAACAATTTATGACCTCATGAGTTTTATTACTTACtggaaaaagttttttttattatgacaaGTTCAATGTGATGATGAGTTTTAATATGTAAAATCTTACATAATGCATTAcgaaagtaataattttttccATAATAATATATGTCTATATAAGATTAATAGTTCTTCAAATGATAAACATtgaacttttaaattatttttccatttctatatttaaattattaaatcattagtatatcTTGGAAAATTACCACATATACtacattcatagtaccattttttatatatacactaatcatttttaccctgacttttaatgaaaggtaaaagacatttatacttCTAGGATTAACTGATctaacttagggtttagagttgagggatagggtagggtttttggaatataaaatttaggattttaataaatatataaataaatcattaaaaaatataaaaaaattaaaaaatagtttcaaaataatttttgattttcaaaaagaaaatttgaaaaaaaaaaaagaatttattaaaaagttcaaatttgaaaaaagtgtaatttgaaaacataaaaaaaaattaatttatttaaataatgaattattatatatgtagAAAACAAGGGTGTAAGAGTCTTTTGctacttaatgaagaatgtatttttgaaaatgtctattTAGTGGTCGTAAAGAtaaaaagtggtaccatgaaagtggtaaacatgaaatttctcCATATATCTTACCtcaataatttcaaaattaaaattttataagataatatttaaatgaaatCTGATCAAAATGTCCTTTTACATATTGGTATAAAAGGGGATGTGTGTTGTGCGAGATGTGGATATCTcgaggaatcaataaaccatgtgttttttgagtgTCCTCCAGCGATTCAGGTGTGGGCTCTCTCCAAAATACCATCAAATCCGGCTATCTTTCCAACAAGCTCGCTTCTCACAAATATGGATCACCTATTTTCGAGAGTTATCCCGAAAATGGATGATCACCAATTTGCATGGATTctatggtatatctggaaaggcagaaataataaagtatttaGTAATATTGATATAGACCCCAGAGACACTCTTAATTTGGCGGAGGTCGAATCCACTCTATGGGCGGAGGCACAAATTCTGCATACAAAGGTGATACCAAACATAGAAGTGGGGACTTTACAATCAATACCAGGACGATGGTGTTTTGTGGATGCCTCCTGGAAAGAATGTGATCCAATGGCCGGACAAGGTTGGTATAGCACTTTAGAAGGTTTTGACGGTTTGATGGGTGCAAGGAATGTTAGGGCTCCTCTGTCTCCCCTTCACGCAGAGATGGAAGCACTACTTTGGGCTATGAAATGTATGAGAaacttacgtcaatttcaggttacatttgcaacggattgttcccgattggtaaagatggtttcggaaccacaGGAATGGCCAGCTTTTGAAGCTTACTTGGCAGATCTCACGATTTTGAAGGCTAGTTTTCACAGCTCACAGATCATTCATATCTCGCGGACGCAAAATAAAAAAGGCGGACAGCCTAGCACGGAGTGCCAGGAGACAGCCGTCTTTCGTTGTCcatatggatgcggagttacctttttggtttttagagACTATATGAGTCTCTttgttgttgtcaaaaaaaaaaaaaaaacgtatagGAAAAGTGTAAtgagaaattgccacaaataccacattcatagtaccacttttcatgtttacactaaccacttttactttcacttttaataaagggtaaaatacaattatacccttagggttaactaatctaaatttagtttagagttgagggggtGGGGTATAGTTtttggaatgtaaaatttatgattctaataaatatataaatacttaaaaaatatataaaaaatagtttcaaacataattttcgtttttcaataagaaatttgaaaaaaaaataaaaaaaaaattcaaaaaaaaaaaaaatttaatcaaaaagttcaaatttgaaaaagtataattagaaaacataaaaaaaaataattttttttttattttttttatttttttttattttttatacatttttttaaattttttttttatttttttattttattttttatttaaataatgatttattatatatataaataacaaggacataagagtcttttgccatttaatgaagaatgtatttttgaaaatgtatcattagtggtggtaaaaatgaaaaatggtattatgaaagtggtaaacatgtaaatTCCCCAAgtgtaattttcaaaaacaaattgaatcaatgcatttttcaaatttgataacATAAACTGAGTATTTTCCTAATTATccatttattataactaatgCTAATTATAAAAGTAtccttaataaatttaaaatcttatgtTTAGTTTCACTATTTTAGCTTTCTTTTAATATTGGCTTAcaaaatacacatatatatatataaataaatatttataaattcaaaacttggTAATATTATCTTTATAATTAATTCCATGATAAATtggtaatatttatataataaattggtaatatttataaaattcaaaaattggtAACAACTTATTGTTGTCAAGTTGTGTTTAAATATTTGCAAATAAAACAAGTAATAAGTACGAAACTATGTTAGCTACTGGTTTCGATATTACTCATTACTTgccaataaaaaaacatttttgttgttgtaagaTTTAAGAAGTAAACAATACTCTTATACCAAAAAATTCATGTTTTtcccattctttttttttaataatatacacaAATGTTTCTTTCAAATGGAGTAAACAGAAAAAATTCTCGTgttcttattaataaattattatttagtaaACAGTTTTTGGAACTCAAAATTACTTACAAATAACTTAAAATAACCACAAATAGCAAATAATAAAACAGGTCAAATAACTTCTATATAATTCATTCTAGAGCAAGTAttcgaaataataaatattcgaTTTTAACAAGCCAAGTAcaagtctaattttttttacttatacaAGATAATTCAAGTATTAAGTATACACAAAACAGCAACTTGTGTCTAGCCCTCAATTTCACTTTTCAGAA
It encodes the following:
- the LOC111215927 gene encoding putative F-box/kelch-repeat protein At2g41360 yields the protein MLRPKPLFGLQNPKVARALGRTLPFSRSPSYSWITFRPGEKTTDYQLEHRSLSSADVPGPCLGYAVSVGPDIYFIGGILVPSTKLWILDTRSGHLRTAPSMKVGGSAEYKVAVGVVEGKIYVIGGSDEESQVEVFDPETQTWDFAGEEKVKCESEFSVSMKQKVYMVGRDGRVSTYSPREGIKNEATEMLSYVKFLCVVKNVLYACFQWSGLIWFNTKLKVWTRVVDRDGKDGKLEMYSFAAQKMEEFEGKIAFFWPLPNIDCTKSELICKLIALDRVGENIRGRIEWSGIVATLPRNIRLKDCLVVSG